In Deefgea piscis, the DNA window ATCAGCTGGAACTGGTTTTGATGCTCCACGCGCATTTGTGTTGGCATCGACTAAAGCGGTAAATGACCCCGATTTTGCGATGCAATTTATTGGCCGTGTCATGCGCGTCGCATCCCCAATTCGAAATCGGTTTGCCAAAGTTGATGATATTCCACCATGGTTTAACACTGCTTTTGTGTATTTGGCCAATGCAGAAGCGCAGCAAGGCTTTGCTTCTGCTGTTGCAACTGCGAGTTTGGTGAAGAGCCAGTTGGAAGGTGAAACGACGAAACTGGTTGAGCGAAAAACAAGCTCCGGTGCAACGGTATATACCAATGCGCCAAGCCCCCAATTACCGATTACTTATGATCTGGCTCCGGTTCGCGGTGATTTGGTAAACCATGTTGCTGAGCCTAGTGGGGAGCAGACAAAGCCAGCCGCCCCGCAGTTAGATTTGTTCTTAGATACCGAGCTGCCTGAGCTTGATCAGGTGATTGTTGCACCGATCAATAAACCAGCAGCTAAAGATACTGTTCCAGCAAACATGGCAGAACTGACTGAGCATTTTACGGTTCAAGAAATTAAGGCTTATTACCGTCGAGACAACGTCCGAAATTTACCTGAAGCACTGAAGCGCGAGCGCCGCCCACAGTTTTTGGCAATGAGTGAGCTGAGTCGAAAGGTGGCTCAGGAGCTTGAGCTGAATGACAAAGTCATTGCGATGGCTATCCGTGCCTCATTGAATCAGCTGCAAGCGCAGGAGTTGCACACTGAATTGACATCAGGTGCGCAAAAGTCGGAAAGCGTTGAGGTCATTACCGACCGTGCAGCTTTAGCAAGGGAAGCACGTAGCAAGCTGCTAAATCTGTTGCCGCAAACTGAAGAAGCAGATGTCGTCATTATTCTGCAAACGTTTGTGGAGCGTATTGATCCTGCATTGCAGAATTCTCTGGCTGCCCAGAATTTGGTGCTGAATGATCAAGCACTAAAACGCGTTGTTCGAGATGCCGCTAATTGGATTGCGCGTAGCGAGGCTGATCGGCTTGCAGTGGACCTACATGAAATAGTGAGCCAACAGGCTCAATTAGAAGAGGCTGGCCGCTTGCCAAACGCAATGCTGTTCCCAGTTGCGCTCCCACTCCAAGCATCGGCAAGGAATATCTACGGAGTGTTGCCGCCAAGTGTTGAAGAGTTGGGCAAACTGGATCAGGTGTTATTGCCTGATGCTATGCGTTTGCTACGAGATCAGGAGTGGTCATTGGCAGAGGGAGCATATATCACAGGCAAATTTGATCAAAGCTTGTCGATGAACTCAGAAGAACTCGCATTTGCTAAGTCTTTAGACCGAAGTGATTTCGTAGCTTGGTGGCATCGCAATCCGCCAGGTGACGGCAAGCGGTATGCCGTTCGTGTGGTTCGGGCTGAGCATAAGCACTTTTTCTATCCAGACTTTATTGTTTGCTTAGAGCACGATCCGGGTGATGAGCCGCTGATTCGTTTGGTTGAAACCAAAGAAAGTCTAAAAGATGCTGAGCGAAAAGCGCGTCGCGTTCCCTTGTATTACGGCAAGGTGCTGTTCTTAACTAAAGACGATCAGCGACTGAAGTGGGTTAAAGACGATGGCACGATGGGCGATGAGGTTGATCTTGCTGACTTGCAGGAATTGCGTGATTGGCTGAAATTGCATACGCCAGTTGATCAAGAATAAACCGATTTTGTGATCTAGTAGGGGATGGTAAATGGCAAGAAAGAAAAACTCTGGGGCTTTAGAGGATTTGTTTGAAATTGCAGCAATGCTGCCATGGTGGTGCGGAGCGCTGCTGGCAGTTAGTTCATATTTTTTCTTGCATCACTATGCCGTGCGCGAAATTGCTTTAGCAACGACACCAAGCCAAGCTGGTCAAATGATGGTTGGGCAGATGACTAAAACCATGGCGAGCGTATTTCAGTATGTTCTACCGCTTGTATTTGGTGCTGGAGCGATTGCCTCATATCTTGGGCGTGAAAAACGAAAAGGACTGGCAAAAGCTGTCGCTGATAACCCTTCACGTAACGCCTTGGGAGAAATGAGCTGGCAAGAGTTTGAAATGCTGGTGGGTGAAGCTTTTCGCCAGCAGGGCTATCAAGTTCATGAGACTGGTGGTGGCGGAGCTGACGGTGGGATAGATTTGGTATTAAAGCGTGGCAGTGAAGTTTTTGTAGTTCAATGCAAGCAGTGGCGTGCGTACAAAGTTTCAGTCAATGTAGTTCGAGAATTATTCGGAGTGATGGCCGCGCAAAATGCGACGGGTGGCTTTGTGGTGACTTCGGGCGAATATACCGCTGACGCGGTCCGTTTTGCGGAAGGTAGAAACATTGAATTGATCAATGGAACCGCACTGAAACGCATGCTAGATAAAGCGCGTGCGAGTGCTTCACTAGTTCAATCTAAGACAGCAGTAAAACTAAACTATCAAACAAGCCCAGACTGTCCAAAGTGTGGCGGCAGTATGGTTAAACGAATCGCCAAACAAGGCACTAATGCTGGTAATGAGTTTTGGGGGTGTCAATCGTTTCCGGCTTGTCGGGGAATACGTGCGATCGATTAACTTTTAGAATGCAAAAAGTGATGTTCATATTCAAGTGTTATTGATTAATTGCTAGTTTTATCATTTAAGATTTCTGCGGATTGATAAGACGGATGATCATAGCTTCAACAGGAAGATTGTATGGGCATAAGCGTCCAAGTATTACATGCAAACCATGGTGACTGCATTCTCATTTCTCACCAAGTTGATCAAGCTACTTTTAATGTTCTGATTGATGGCGGCGATACGAAAACTTTTAAATACGGACCGCGGTTAAAATATAATGGACATCTGTGCAATATTTTAGATCAAATTAAAGGCAGAAAAGAACATATCGATTTGGCCATTTTAACCCACATAGATGATGACCATATTGGCGGATTGCTTCGGGCCTTTGAAGAGCAAGGCTACCTCCAAGATATGGTTAAAAGGGTATGGTTTAATTCATCAAAAAAAATAACCCAATATTTTGATCATTCTGAGATCAGTGAAAATAATGTTTATTTACGAAATATTTCACCGGAGACTGGGATTAAGAAGGGTAAAGAACTTGAACTTTTGTTGGATGAAATTGAGTGTAAACGTGAGCCAATAATAATATCCGGTCAAGTCCTAGAAGTAGGGCCTTTTACATTCAAAATTTTGTCTCCAAACAAAGCTAATCTCGAAAAGTTGTTATGCGTCTGGCCGTGTGAAGGGAGGACTTCAGAAACCGCAGGAGCGCAGAATGATCATTCTCTTAGTTTTGAGGAGATTTTAGCCGTTGATGATTTTTGCGGGGATCCATCTAAGACGAATGGAAGTTCCATTGGCTTTATTGTTGAAGCCGATGAAAAGGCTATGCTGTTCTTAGGTGATGCTCATGATAAAACTATTGTGGAGAGTCTCCAAAATCTCAGATATAGCCGCGAGAAAAAATTACACGTGGATCTAGTAAAAATTTCACACCACGGAAGTCAGTACAACACCAGCCCTGAATTTCTAGCGATGATTGAAGCTAAAAATTATTTGATATCCACTGATGGATTACATCATGGGCATCCAGATAAGCGAACTATCGCAAGAATCATTAATTCAAATCCAAATGCTGTTATCTCTTTTAATTACGTACGGCCTATTAAAAGTCTGCTTTTGCCGCAGGAATACGATAAATTTTCTGATCAACTGCAACTACTAACTAATAGAATTAAGCTTTGATATGAATATGTATGAGTTAATTTCGACATATTGTGTAATGGTTAATGAGGCTAGTGGCGTACTCGTAAGCGCGATGTCCAGCCAGTATTCGTATGTTTTAACAGCTCGTCATGCGTTAAAAGAAACGAATACGTTGACCGATTATGTTGGCAATGCCATGAATGTCATCGACGTACATCAGCATCCCGATGCTGCTTTTGACTGTGCAATTATCAAAGTTGATTATGTGCCTAACATCAAGCAAACATGTTGTTCTGCTAGTACGGTCAATCATAATGACAAACTTATGTTCGCGGGCTTTCCTGAGCTTAGTAGACGTGAACTGGAAAAAATTAAGCATTGGGATGGAGAGTTCACTAGTATCACCAATGAGTTATTTATTTTTACTGCCGAGGGAATTCCGTCAGTAGAACTAATAAATGGTATGTCAGGTGGTGGTGTCTACTATTTATGTGAAGGCCGCGCTTATCTCATTGGTGTTGAGTGCAGCATGGATGGGACGGACGTACTTGAAATGTTTGGGCGTTTACGATGTAACAGCTTGCGCCGCTTTGAAGATATCACTAGTCACTTCAGTCTCAGTCCAATTCTGCCTGGCTATTTAGAGTGTTTTTCGTCCCTAAAAGATCGAATTTTCGAATTCAATGTTGTTGAACCATTAAATATAAATAAATTAAAAGAAAAGCTACTTTCAGTAGCTGATCTGCTTGTCACAAACGGATTGCCTGCACCTTATAAATTAATGATGCAGTACAGAATGAGTTTATTGCTGGCTCATGAGCATGAAAGCGCAATTCAAGATAGCGCTCTTTGGGAGGCGTATTTCGAATTTCTGATTATATGCGCGATTATTGATAATGTAGTAGTTATTGATGAAAAATATCTTAGTGGTTTAGAGGGAAAAAGAAGAATTGTTTATTCCCGGAGTGAGAAAAATTGGTTGTGTAGTCTTGCGGATATTTTAAAAGCAGCCAAAAATACTTTAGATGCAGAAGGAACAATTATCGTTAATTCGCCGCAAGAAAATGCACAAATATCACCACCTCCGTCGTACTTAGCCAATATCATTGATGATATTTCATCTGTGCCCACAGATGGAGCACTTCTGCAAATTGACAATATCAGTGAGAGTATTTACAAAACTTATGCAATTACGCATTTGAAGGGATTACGAAACAAATGTGTTATTGAAAATGAGTGGGATTATAAAGAATTGCCTGCCAGTCAGCTCCTGACACATTTCAAGGGTAAATACAATGCATTTGTCAAGTAAAGAATATGATGTTGGATTTTTGACCTCCGAGTTTAAGGAGGTTAAATTCAAACTTTTCGCGTCGGGTGAAGACCTTTTTATGACTTGTATTGCTTGTTGGTGTGAGCAAGCTAACGACGTTGTCCACAACTGGCGTGCGATGCAGAGTATTTTATCTGCATACTTTCAACCAAGCGGTAATTTGGCCAAATGGAATATTTATCTTGTGTTTTTTTGCGCGGAACAACTACCACTTAACGAGAAATATATCATTCAAAATGATAAATATTCAGCGAGAAAGGTTGTTCTTGATGGAATGAATAAACTTCCGACCCTAGAAGAGGCCGAGAAGATTATAAATAATGAATTACTTGGGGCGGATCTGTCTATCAAAGAAATTCAGATTGCAGGTAAGATGGAGGAAACTGAAAAGACTATCAGTAACGGAGTCCTCAATACCAATCTAAAAAACAAAGAAGCTCAGAGCAGTGCTAAACATACAAGTAATTGTGCACTCGTAAAACTAATTAGCGGTGCTCCTTTGGACATGTCTGCTAGCTCAAAATCAAAACGTGCAACTATCATTAACAATATTATTGAGCTTGTAAATACAAAATGAAGATTAAAAAAGTTGAGATTGAAGGTTTTCGTGCCTACAAACTCAAAAAAGATGGCATTTTTAATTTTACGATAGATGGGGTTCAACCCTCCAATTTTATTGCTATCTATGCACCTAACGGATTTGGTAAAAGTTCATTTTATGATGCTGTAGAGTGGGCACTTACTAACAATCTAGAACGGTATTTAAGAGATCAGAATAAAAGAAATAATGAGCAAGCGGCAAAGAGTACCAAGATTTCGGGTGTTCCACAGTATATTTTACGTAATAAAGATGCTGAGATTGGTAGTGCTACATCGGTGACTGTGAGTACGACAAAAAAAACATTCACTCGAAGTTTAGGTACTATTAGGCATGATTCACGGGATTTCCGGTTTAGTGAGCAGGATACTGAAAAGAACTCTGAGGTATTTCGAAGCATCATTCTTTCTCAAGATGGCATTGACCGTTTTCTGAGAGAAGTGAAGCCTCAAGAGCGGTACGTTCTTTTCATGGAATCCTTTGGTGGAGAGTCTGAGCAACTGCGTCGAGAAATTACAGCTTTACGTCTAGATAATTTTAATTTGCTAGATGAATTACAGCAGGAAATCACTCATCTAGAAACTCAGCTTCTAGTCCCCGTGGATGAGTCTATATTCGATATATTTAATTCTACAGCCATGAGCCTTAATAAGGCTGGAGAGTCTGTAAAGATTGTTGCGCGTGATTTTTCTGCTGCGATGGAACATGAAATATTGGCTGCTATAGTTACGCGTATCCATGAATTAAATGCAATTCGTGATAAGCAATTGATGTTAAAGAGCGAGCTGAGTAGTCAGCTATCTCGACTTCCTGAGATTCAACATAGCTTAGATTCCTTAGAAGAACTGAAACCTCGTTTAGTCAAGCTGCAAAAGGGAGTTGAGGATTCTCAGCGAAATAGAGACTTACACCATATCCTAGATATGTGTGTAAAGAAACTTCAGCTAGAAAGTCAAAATGCTGAATCATTAAGTAAAATCACAGCTATTATACCTAATTATATTATCGACTTGAAGCAAGTGCAGGATATTGAATGCAACAAGCTAGTTGTAACAAAAAAGAAAGATGAAGTTATTGCTAGATTGACAGAGCTTGATGCCTCGGAAAAACTACATAATAGCCAAATACTAGCTACTGATAAAAATAACTTAGAATTACGGAGTCTGCTGGAAGAATCTGATGAGATCTATAAAGAGATATCTTCATTTCAGTTTAAAGTTAAATTCCTTGAAAATTTTTTGATTGAAAAAACTGCAGAAATTAATGGCAGGAGAATTGATAAAAGTAGAGTCGAGATTGAGAGTAATAAGCTATCGAATGTTGAGGTAGATATTCATTCGCTTCTATCTCTAGATATAAATATATTAAATTTGGACGAGCAAGAGTTATTTAGGATAAAACTAGTTGCGAGCCAGCTAAATTCACTTGAGGCTCAAGAACAGAATATACGACGTGTTCAGGAGACAGTCACCAAGCAGATGGGATTGGTTGAGCATCTTGTTCAATTAGGCTTGGAATATGTTAGTGCCGTGCAGACAGATGTATGCCCTCTCTGCCAGACTAAATATTCTTCATCTGAAGCACTAAAAGCTATAGTTGAAGGGAATTTACTCGTTTCAGAGTTGGGAGCAGTAAATGCGAAAGAATTAGAGGAGTTTAAAAGATTAGAAGGAATATTGAAAAAAGAAATAGATTTAATATTAACAGAAGTCCAAGCGAAAAAGACTGAACGTAATGTTGAAATGCAGACTAAATTAGCAGATCTTGGGGAGAAAATTTCAGTTCTGGAGCATGATAGAGATATCATAAAAAGTAAAATTATTAGTGCTCAGCAACGTATTGCAGATTTACACGCGAAGGTTTTAAATCTTAATCAAGAAGATCTCGTGCATAGGCTTAATCATGAAATTAAAGAACTTGCTTGTTTTAAGAGCGAAACTGAAAGTAATTTAGTGACAATAAAAAAAACTGTTGCAGAGCTAAAAGTCCTATTAAGTGGCTTCGATGGAGAGCTATCTAAATCTAGTAGTCAAGTTCAAAGCATCAACGCCATGCCGTATTTTTTTCAGGTTGGGAAATTTATTGAAGAAAATAGCATAGCTCATGAAAACTTGAAAGAGGAGCATAGTAGGCTACTTCAACAGTGCTTAAATAATAGAGATGCGTTAGTTCAACAAAAAGATGAAGTATCTGAAAAAATTAAAATTTTACATGAAATTATGCTACAGGATGGGAGCTTGATAGAGTTTGGTTCTCTAGTTGTAATGAAGGAGGCAATTGAGCAAGACGTTGTTAATTTAGAGCTGAAGGTTAATTCATTTTTTGTTCGACAAAAACAGATATTATCTACTGAAGTTGAATATAACTTAGATCTTGTTCGAACTGCTATCGTCGAAGAAATTGAGAAGATTGATCAAAGTTTGTCAGAAATTTTGGAAAAAAATAATAAATTTGACTTGCTTCAGTTGCAGCTTGAGGCATTTAAGCTCTTTTTTAAAAATCTAGCGTCCCAAAAATCACTAACTGAATTAAAAATAAAGCAAAAGCAGCATTTGCAAGTGCAGCAAGTACTGGAATCAGAGCTTGATGTAATTTTAGCTGAGCTTCACAATAGAATTGATTCATTCTTCTATGCTGATTTGATTAATGCAATTTATAGTAAGATAGATCCTCATCCATCTTTTAAGAAGGTAGAATTTACTTCGGATTTCTCAAATCCTGAACGGCCTGGTTTAAATATTGTTGTAACAGATGAAAAGAATTATTCCATATCTCCGAATCTTTACTTCAGTGCAGCCCAGCTTAATATTCTTAGCCTTAGCGTGTTCCTGGCAAGAGCCCTGCATGCAAAAGACAATAAAGGTGATTCACTGGATGTGATTCTTATCGATGACCCTATCCAGTCTATGGATTCAATTAATGTACTTGCGACCATTGATCTACTGAGAAATATTTCATTGCAATGTGATAAACAAATTATTATATCAACGCATGATGAGAATTTTTTTGGGTTATTGCAGAAAAAAATTCCATCTGAAATATTTGACTCGAAATTTCTTAAGTTGAAAAGTTTCGGAGTTGTAACCCCGGTGGTGTAATCCCCTACCAAACCAGCTCATTTTAAGTAGAAATTTCTCGCAGTCTTTGAGGAGATTCTACATGAAAGCAGCACGTTACCCTTTTACGTTGCGTAGCTGCAAAAAATAGAGCGTGGATCCACGGTTGCGCTGATTGTGGGTTAGCCGAATATGTGATCAACATGTAACTAAATTTTATTGGTATGGACATTTTACTAAAGTTGGATTGAAAAATTGCACAAATCATGGACATTAAGTCAAAGAAGGGCAAGGCATGAGTTCTCATTGTATTTAGCACTTGTCCATGGGTCGTTAACACGCACTTACGTTTCAAGCCGCGGTTTAGCGACTTAAGTGTTTTTTGGGGTTTGCTGATGTTTAGTTTGCCCGCCGCGTTTGCGTGGCAGGCGAACCAATCGTCAACAGACCCAAGATTAAGCCCGATTCTCTTTGGAGTAATCGGGCTTTTTTTATGCACAATGAGATTGTCTCGGTGGCGGTCATTATGATGATTTTTATCGCAGGCATAAAAAAACGAACCCATGGGTTCGTTTTTTTAATGACGTATTACCCTGCAGCACTTGTTTGATAAGTGCTGGAGCAATATACCTAGCCGATTAATTAACGACGGCGGAATTGGTTATTGCGCGCAGGAGCAGGGCGATCATCTTTATGGCGGAAGCTCACGCGGCCTTTGGTTAAATCATAAGGCGACATTTCAACCGTTACACGGTCACCCGCGATAATGCGGATGTGGTTTTTACGGATTTTGCCTGAGGCATAGGCCGTGATTTCGATACCATTTGTCAGGGTGACACGAAAGCGAGTGTCCGGGTAAACCTCGGCCACTACACCTTCCATTTCTACAACGTCTTCTTTTGACATTTACTTTTCCAGTTCTTGCACATAAGCAATTGAATACGGAGCCTGCCGCTGCAATACCTATCAAAGGTCGCTCTCGGCAGTCTCCCGCAATGCGGGAGTGTGATCTATGCGGGAATAGCCGAACTTGCGAACGATCAGATGCCGGACATAGGCTAATTTGTAGCAAATAAAGGCGTTAGCAACTTATTTGCCTGCGTGTTACGGCCAATCTACAGAAGGGCGGTTCACGAACAGCCCTACACTATACAGGTATTTTGCCTGCTGCAACAGCCAACTACACTTTTTGCCGCCAGTTGATATGAGCGGCGACCCAACTTGATTCCACCGTTTCGCCGGCGAGTAAAGCCAGTATACGTTGTAAACTTTGGGCTGCCAGTTGGGCGCTATCTTGCACCACGGTGTTGATTGGTAGTGGCATACAGTCTAGCAAACGGTGATCATCAAAGCTAAGTAAATGTTGCGGTGCACTGTTAAAGTGATTGTGTTCATTCATAAAAGCTAAAACGCCTTCAAGCAATGAAATCGAGGCGGTAAAAATCGCTTCAGGGTAGCGCCCTAAAAGGGTGTAACACTCACTCATCATGGCGTAACCACTTTGATTTTGATAATCACGCTGCCAAATGAGTGCCGGATTGAGTGCTAATTGCCGAGTTTGCCAAGCGCGTTGGTAGCCAGCGAGCCGGTCAATACTGGGAGAGAGCAGCATTTGCCCACCAAAATAGGCGATCTCAGTCACGCCTTGCGCGAGTGTATGCTCGATCAAAGTAAACACTTGCTCTTCGGCATTACTCACTACAAAAGGTAAATTACTATCGATTACGCGGCGATCGACCAACACCAGCGGCAGGCGCTTGGCCCATTTGGCGTAGAGCTTGGCATTGTTGGTGCACGGTACCAACATCAGCCCATCGACTTGGCGGGCTAATAATTGCTCAACCGCTTTGGTTTCCATATCCGCTTGATCGTTGCTGCTGACTACAAACAGTTGAAATCCTGC includes these proteins:
- a CDS encoding DEAD/DEAH box helicase, whose protein sequence is MNAPMLNLAVTTAQGDLLAAESFQAILIQNIGSALLRTNHPPCLLHAPTGSGKTFMLTRVLANVCAERDVVWLWFVPYVNLVAQTLDAIKSNANDLTPLLLNHGRNQEAESGQVLISTASAVAKAQARTKGYDADGDDDVRTIAQWVARAKARGLQIGLVVDEAHIGLDKTTEFGKFAQWLNPDYLLMATATPKDQRLNDFLASAGRTGFEAFSVSRHDVVQARLNKQYIEAVVYDLQHGLQSIADLKQTVVRQAWARNQWLKAELAKAGIPLTPLLLIQVANGEKTIEDVERELINLCKVPAAAIGKHSSDDPDPVLMAAIAADVTKEVLIFKQSAGTGFDAPRAFVLASTKAVNDPDFAMQFIGRVMRVASPIRNRFAKVDDIPPWFNTAFVYLANAEAQQGFASAVATASLVKSQLEGETTKLVERKTSSGATVYTNAPSPQLPITYDLAPVRGDLVNHVAEPSGEQTKPAAPQLDLFLDTELPELDQVIVAPINKPAAKDTVPANMAELTEHFTVQEIKAYYRRDNVRNLPEALKRERRPQFLAMSELSRKVAQELELNDKVIAMAIRASLNQLQAQELHTELTSGAQKSESVEVITDRAALAREARSKLLNLLPQTEEADVVIILQTFVERIDPALQNSLAAQNLVLNDQALKRVVRDAANWIARSEADRLAVDLHEIVSQQAQLEEAGRLPNAMLFPVALPLQASARNIYGVLPPSVEELGKLDQVLLPDAMRLLRDQEWSLAEGAYITGKFDQSLSMNSEELAFAKSLDRSDFVAWWHRNPPGDGKRYAVRVVRAEHKHFFYPDFIVCLEHDPGDEPLIRLVETKESLKDAERKARRVPLYYGKVLFLTKDDQRLKWVKDDGTMGDEVDLADLQELRDWLKLHTPVDQE
- a CDS encoding restriction endonuclease — encoded protein: MARKKNSGALEDLFEIAAMLPWWCGALLAVSSYFFLHHYAVREIALATTPSQAGQMMVGQMTKTMASVFQYVLPLVFGAGAIASYLGREKRKGLAKAVADNPSRNALGEMSWQEFEMLVGEAFRQQGYQVHETGGGGADGGIDLVLKRGSEVFVVQCKQWRAYKVSVNVVRELFGVMAAQNATGGFVVTSGEYTADAVRFAEGRNIELINGTALKRMLDKARASASLVQSKTAVKLNYQTSPDCPKCGGSMVKRIAKQGTNAGNEFWGCQSFPACRGIRAID
- a CDS encoding ComEC/Rec2 family competence protein, producing the protein MGISVQVLHANHGDCILISHQVDQATFNVLIDGGDTKTFKYGPRLKYNGHLCNILDQIKGRKEHIDLAILTHIDDDHIGGLLRAFEEQGYLQDMVKRVWFNSSKKITQYFDHSEISENNVYLRNISPETGIKKGKELELLLDEIECKREPIIISGQVLEVGPFTFKILSPNKANLEKLLCVWPCEGRTSETAGAQNDHSLSFEEILAVDDFCGDPSKTNGSSIGFIVEADEKAMLFLGDAHDKTIVESLQNLRYSREKKLHVDLVKISHHGSQYNTSPEFLAMIEAKNYLISTDGLHHGHPDKRTIARIINSNPNAVISFNYVRPIKSLLLPQEYDKFSDQLQLLTNRIKL
- a CDS encoding ABC-three component system protein, whose protein sequence is MYELISTYCVMVNEASGVLVSAMSSQYSYVLTARHALKETNTLTDYVGNAMNVIDVHQHPDAAFDCAIIKVDYVPNIKQTCCSASTVNHNDKLMFAGFPELSRRELEKIKHWDGEFTSITNELFIFTAEGIPSVELINGMSGGGVYYLCEGRAYLIGVECSMDGTDVLEMFGRLRCNSLRRFEDITSHFSLSPILPGYLECFSSLKDRIFEFNVVEPLNINKLKEKLLSVADLLVTNGLPAPYKLMMQYRMSLLLAHEHESAIQDSALWEAYFEFLIICAIIDNVVVIDEKYLSGLEGKRRIVYSRSEKNWLCSLADILKAAKNTLDAEGTIIVNSPQENAQISPPPSYLANIIDDISSVPTDGALLQIDNISESIYKTYAITHLKGLRNKCVIENEWDYKELPASQLLTHFKGKYNAFVK
- a CDS encoding ABC-three component system middle component 1 yields the protein MHLSSKEYDVGFLTSEFKEVKFKLFASGEDLFMTCIACWCEQANDVVHNWRAMQSILSAYFQPSGNLAKWNIYLVFFCAEQLPLNEKYIIQNDKYSARKVVLDGMNKLPTLEEAEKIINNELLGADLSIKEIQIAGKMEETEKTISNGVLNTNLKNKEAQSSAKHTSNCALVKLISGAPLDMSASSKSKRATIINNIIELVNTK
- a CDS encoding AAA family ATPase; this encodes MKIKKVEIEGFRAYKLKKDGIFNFTIDGVQPSNFIAIYAPNGFGKSSFYDAVEWALTNNLERYLRDQNKRNNEQAAKSTKISGVPQYILRNKDAEIGSATSVTVSTTKKTFTRSLGTIRHDSRDFRFSEQDTEKNSEVFRSIILSQDGIDRFLREVKPQERYVLFMESFGGESEQLRREITALRLDNFNLLDELQQEITHLETQLLVPVDESIFDIFNSTAMSLNKAGESVKIVARDFSAAMEHEILAAIVTRIHELNAIRDKQLMLKSELSSQLSRLPEIQHSLDSLEELKPRLVKLQKGVEDSQRNRDLHHILDMCVKKLQLESQNAESLSKITAIIPNYIIDLKQVQDIECNKLVVTKKKDEVIARLTELDASEKLHNSQILATDKNNLELRSLLEESDEIYKEISSFQFKVKFLENFLIEKTAEINGRRIDKSRVEIESNKLSNVEVDIHSLLSLDINILNLDEQELFRIKLVASQLNSLEAQEQNIRRVQETVTKQMGLVEHLVQLGLEYVSAVQTDVCPLCQTKYSSSEALKAIVEGNLLVSELGAVNAKELEEFKRLEGILKKEIDLILTEVQAKKTERNVEMQTKLADLGEKISVLEHDRDIIKSKIISAQQRIADLHAKVLNLNQEDLVHRLNHEIKELACFKSETESNLVTIKKTVAELKVLLSGFDGELSKSSSQVQSINAMPYFFQVGKFIEENSIAHENLKEEHSRLLQQCLNNRDALVQQKDEVSEKIKILHEIMLQDGSLIEFGSLVVMKEAIEQDVVNLELKVNSFFVRQKQILSTEVEYNLDLVRTAIVEEIEKIDQSLSEILEKNNKFDLLQLQLEAFKLFFKNLASQKSLTELKIKQKQHLQVQQVLESELDVILAELHNRIDSFFYADLINAIYSKIDPHPSFKKVEFTSDFSNPERPGLNIVVTDEKNYSISPNLYFSAAQLNILSLSVFLARALHAKDNKGDSLDVILIDDPIQSMDSINVLATIDLLRNISLQCDKQIIISTHDENFFGLLQKKIPSEIFDSKFLKLKSFGVVTPVV
- the infA gene encoding translation initiation factor IF-1, which gives rise to MSKEDVVEMEGVVAEVYPDTRFRVTLTNGIEITAYASGKIRKNHIRIIAGDRVTVEMSPYDLTKGRVSFRHKDDRPAPARNNQFRRR
- a CDS encoding LacI family DNA-binding transcriptional regulator; its protein translation is MTAFQRLTMADIAQLAGVSKTTASMVLNGQAEQYRIAASTVARVRQVAAEHHFQPSASARLLRSRRSGTLGLVVPELTNFAHALLAQALEPLCRDAGFQLFVVSSNDQADMETKAVEQLLARQVDGLMLVPCTNNAKLYAKWAKRLPLVLVDRRVIDSNLPFVVSNAEEQVFTLIEHTLAQGVTEIAYFGGQMLLSPSIDRLAGYQRAWQTRQLALNPALIWQRDYQNQSGYAMMSECYTLLGRYPEAIFTASISLLEGVLAFMNEHNHFNSAPQHLLSFDDHRLLDCMPLPINTVVQDSAQLAAQSLQRILALLAGETVESSWVAAHINWRQKV